The genomic window GTTCGGCCGCGCCGAGGACGTCGTGGGGCGCGACATAGCGGGGGAATACATCCTGGTCCGGGTCGTGCGCAGCGCGGCGGATCTCGATTCGATCTACCACCTGAACCGCGTCGGGGCTTTTGTCTGGGAACGGCTGGACGGGTGCACCCGGGGCGAGGAGATCGTCCGGGGACTCACCGAGTGTTTCGAAGTGGATGATGTCCGGGCCGCGAACGATTACCGGTTCTTTCTTGCGCAGCTTGAATCGGTGCGGGTCGTGACCCGGTGCGAGGGAAGCGAGGCAAGACAGGACAAGGTCCTTTGAACCCGGCCCGGCGGCGGATATCCGGTTGGAAACGCCGGGGCGAAGCCGGCAGCGTCGATGCAGCTGCCCGCGAAGGAGGAG from Syntrophobacter fumaroxidans MPOB includes these protein-coding regions:
- a CDS encoding PqqD family protein, which translates into the protein MGTVGISLADRFGRAEDVVGRDIAGEYILVRVVRSAADLDSIYHLNRVGAFVWERLDGCTRGEEIVRGLTECFEVDDVRAANDYRFFLAQLESVRVVTRCEGSEARQDKVL